Proteins encoded by one window of Arachis hypogaea cultivar Tifrunner chromosome 1, arahy.Tifrunner.gnm2.J5K5, whole genome shotgun sequence:
- the LOC112802200 gene encoding expansin-like B1 isoform X2: MMIQVKCKVPKLCNVNGVTVVATDYGQGDRTDFILSPRAFNSLGVSPDASKELKKYGTLDIAYKRVPCTYPGRNIVVKVQESSSNPGYFAVVLQNLGGSYDVTNVELWEDSRKQWSPLRRVYGAVFDYANPPKGQLFLRFQVIGCYGTYWQIPKKPIPADWKPKMTYDTGLQLK, translated from the exons ATGATGATTCAGGTTAAATGTAAAGTACCAAAATTATGCAATGTCAACGGGGTAACAGTGGTGGCAACAGATTATGGTCAGGGAGACAGAACAGACTTCATATTGAGCCCACGGGCCTTTAATAGTTTGGGTGTGAGCCCTGATGCATCTAAAGAGCTAAAAAAATACGGTACTCTTGATATTGCATACAAAAGAGTCCCTTGCACATACCCTGGCCGCAACATTGTTGTTAAGGTTCAAGAAAGTAGCAGCAACCCTGGATACTTTGCTGTGGTTCTTCAAAACCTTGGTGGATCATACGATGTCACTAATGTTGAATTGTGGGAG GATTCACGCAAACAATGGAGTCCATTGCGTAGGGTTTATGGGGCAGTGTTTGACTATGCTAACCCACCAAAGGGTCAACTCTTCTTGAGGTTCCAAGTGATTGGTTGTTATGGAACTTATTGGCAAATACCAAAGAAACCTATCCCTGCTGATTGGAAGCCCAAAATGACTTATGACACTGGACTTCAGCTTAAATAA
- the LOC112802200 gene encoding expansin-like B1 isoform X1, with the protein MVPVMVMGLQVKCKVPKLCNVNGVTVVATDYGQGDRTDFILSPRAFNSLGVSPDASKELKKYGTLDIAYKRVPCTYPGRNIVVKVQESSSNPGYFAVVLQNLGGSYDVTNVELWEDSRKQWSPLRRVYGAVFDYANPPKGQLFLRFQVIGCYGTYWQIPKKPIPADWKPKMTYDTGLQLK; encoded by the exons ATGGTACCCGTGATGGTTATGGGACTCCAA GTTAAATGTAAAGTACCAAAATTATGCAATGTCAACGGGGTAACAGTGGTGGCAACAGATTATGGTCAGGGAGACAGAACAGACTTCATATTGAGCCCACGGGCCTTTAATAGTTTGGGTGTGAGCCCTGATGCATCTAAAGAGCTAAAAAAATACGGTACTCTTGATATTGCATACAAAAGAGTCCCTTGCACATACCCTGGCCGCAACATTGTTGTTAAGGTTCAAGAAAGTAGCAGCAACCCTGGATACTTTGCTGTGGTTCTTCAAAACCTTGGTGGATCATACGATGTCACTAATGTTGAATTGTGGGAG GATTCACGCAAACAATGGAGTCCATTGCGTAGGGTTTATGGGGCAGTGTTTGACTATGCTAACCCACCAAAGGGTCAACTCTTCTTGAGGTTCCAAGTGATTGGTTGTTATGGAACTTATTGGCAAATACCAAAGAAACCTATCCCTGCTGATTGGAAGCCCAAAATGACTTATGACACTGGACTTCAGCTTAAATAA